In a single window of the Burkholderia contaminans genome:
- a CDS encoding LysR family transcriptional regulator, whose translation MDKFSALRAFVEVAEAGGFSSAGRRLDLAASSVVRAVDALEASLGTVLLNRTTRQVTLSDAGAVYYARAKRVLEELADADALVADRGDEPSGPLRVSVPVAYGLRRIAPHVAAFVARHPKLDVDLQLTDERVDLVSARIDVAIRLGDAAPSADVVARPLGTFRRYVVASPAYLDAHGTPATPGELVDHACLRFHFGADQQAWTFADARGTTPVIVAGRLKSNHSEVLREAALDGAGIALLPDWMVGADIEAGRLQRLFERYDVTPGSARSVITALYLPNQRGSKRVTAFIDFVESLARTEP comes from the coding sequence ATGGACAAATTCTCCGCGCTGCGCGCGTTCGTGGAAGTCGCGGAAGCCGGCGGCTTCTCGAGCGCCGGCCGGCGTCTCGACCTCGCCGCTTCGTCGGTCGTGCGCGCGGTGGACGCGCTCGAGGCATCGCTCGGCACCGTGCTGCTGAACCGCACGACGCGGCAGGTCACACTGTCCGATGCGGGCGCCGTCTACTATGCGCGGGCGAAACGCGTGCTGGAGGAACTCGCGGATGCCGACGCGCTCGTCGCCGATCGCGGCGACGAGCCGTCCGGCCCGCTGCGCGTGTCGGTGCCGGTCGCCTATGGGCTGCGCCGGATCGCGCCGCACGTCGCCGCGTTCGTCGCGCGCCACCCGAAGCTCGACGTCGACCTGCAGTTGACCGACGAACGTGTCGATCTGGTGAGCGCGCGGATCGACGTCGCGATCCGGCTCGGCGATGCCGCGCCGAGCGCGGACGTCGTCGCGCGACCGCTCGGCACGTTCCGCCGCTACGTGGTCGCGAGCCCCGCTTACCTCGACGCGCACGGCACACCCGCGACGCCGGGGGAGCTGGTCGATCACGCGTGCCTGCGCTTTCACTTCGGCGCCGACCAGCAGGCGTGGACGTTCGCCGATGCACGGGGCACGACGCCCGTGATCGTCGCCGGCCGGCTGAAATCGAATCACAGCGAGGTGCTGCGCGAAGCCGCGCTCGACGGCGCCGGCATCGCGCTGCTCCCTGACTGGATGGTCGGCGCGGACATCGAAGCGGGCCGCCTGCAACGGTTGTTCGAACGGTACGACGTGACGCCCGGCTCGGCGCGCTCGGTGATCACCGCCCTGTACCTGCCGAACCAGCGCGGCTCGAAACGCGTGACTGCGTTCATCGATTTCGTCGAATCGCTCGCGCGCACGGAGCCCTGA
- a CDS encoding helix-turn-helix domain-containing protein — MSDSVTAAPAVSPPPPPKDTLGCVASLLAKDVETATGGLRLHRKCMREAHVEHIDMPACDRGFLVGVSLAAGHRRTLYGRAGASERRFQHHSIYIRDFSRHFHADLYGNFDFVLVELPHAYLERVGPEHGGQAIGGLTCRPDVRDPVLGHLAHAVAGSLDAPGPLNALFIEQVGLAIGTHLVRRYGNARAPELDHKGSLSPAKLALAQELLLEKADLGVSIEEVAAECDLSRGYFIRAFSRTTGRTPHQWLLEQRVTRARELIETSDMTLADIAIACGFADQSHLNRVFARIVGHPPGAWRRARSR, encoded by the coding sequence ATGTCAGACTCCGTTACCGCAGCGCCGGCGGTATCCCCGCCGCCACCGCCGAAGGACACACTCGGTTGCGTGGCCAGCTTGCTGGCGAAGGACGTCGAGACCGCCACCGGCGGCCTGCGGCTTCACCGCAAATGCATGCGCGAAGCGCACGTGGAGCACATCGACATGCCCGCGTGCGACCGCGGCTTCCTGGTCGGCGTGTCGCTGGCCGCCGGCCATCGTCGCACGCTCTACGGGCGCGCCGGCGCGAGCGAGCGCCGGTTCCAGCATCACTCGATCTACATTCGCGATTTCTCGCGCCACTTCCATGCGGACCTGTACGGCAACTTCGACTTCGTGCTGGTCGAGCTGCCGCACGCGTATCTCGAGCGCGTCGGCCCGGAGCACGGCGGGCAGGCAATCGGCGGCCTCACGTGCCGCCCCGACGTGCGCGATCCGGTGCTCGGCCACCTCGCGCACGCGGTGGCCGGCAGCCTCGACGCGCCCGGCCCGCTGAACGCGCTGTTCATCGAGCAGGTGGGGCTCGCGATCGGCACGCACCTCGTGCGCCGTTACGGCAACGCGCGCGCGCCCGAACTCGACCACAAGGGCAGCCTGTCGCCGGCGAAACTGGCGCTCGCGCAGGAGCTGTTGCTGGAAAAGGCGGATCTCGGCGTATCGATCGAGGAAGTGGCGGCCGAATGCGACCTGTCGCGCGGCTACTTCATCCGCGCGTTCTCGCGCACCACCGGCCGCACGCCGCACCAGTGGCTGCTCGAACAGCGCGTGACGCGTGCCCGCGAACTGATCGAGACATCCGACATGACGCTCGCCGACATCGCGATCGCGTGCGGCTTTGCGGACCAGAGCCACCTGAACCGCGTCTTCGCGCGGATCGTCGGCCATCCGCCCGGCGCGTGGCGGCGAGCACGCTCGCGCTGA
- a CDS encoding ATP-binding protein: MIQIGTLSVDFEQRDIRRQGASLRIGARALDILEVLHRASGSVVSKDDIMDAVWPGLIVEENRLQVHVATLRKALGTSRDLIKTVPGRGYLLVACASPGPERPPAADAPAAVPADAHASSPPAPLVGRDTEIAQIVEMLERTPVVTLVGAGGIGKTSLAVRVAHAVRSRSRERVLFVELARAGTRADMLIALAAELGLDTQRVPAIEDIGAAFAASRYLLVLDNAEHIVDLVASLVETLTSCAGSLRVLVTSREPLHISAEAVLRMSPLAVPGDDARPDEIVRCSAVELFLERVRTAAPDCPVDEAGMRLIADICRRLDGLPLAIELAAARVATLGLAVVASRLDDRLNLLTGGLRSALPRHQTLRATFDWSYVLLDAGARALFRRMGCFIGPFTFDAAHAVATEPGTSAADMIAVLGELVAKSLVTVEFHGAYARYRLTESTRAYALEKLHNEGEFERIAARHARYEHEQGHEREHGHEHAAANVDAARRDDVVAEAPNDGSTDVVAEAPNDASADVVAEAPNDESADVVAEAPNDAPADGVAVVLNDAPADAVTQAPNDAPADASTDALALAADETPVPEADLLARALLEPARMHECAARARQVLDAFDTAAADPVDAAREMRLRAACASALLHTDGDAMAAAAMWDRTLGLAAHVGDATFDARALVGLWNTMLTLSDIHESLRYATRFERAAERRGDRSQRLLANAMVATSLHYFGEHAQARERLEAATAELGEVGEPPCAQAALGVDMTTLARTMLTRLVWMQGDPDHAMRIAAQAVECARRGPSALALCVVLGAAAVPIALRYGDHDITSDYLATLRTTASAHGFDIWRNHAECLTGQFDIQAGHPGAGLARLEPALRRVEASGFRRLLAPLNVAYAEGLVRVGRAGEARTRLDATLARCRAHGEHLFVPELLRVTGVAMLEQARIAAPDVALAYEADGHRHLQMAIQTANGQGASMWALRGALDLADHLIERGRTAHASTLVAGVARHFDPHSRAHDVRRLLRVQNFVRQDMPPPSRTPARHDAADAAQQAA; this comes from the coding sequence ATGATCCAGATCGGAACGTTGTCGGTGGATTTCGAGCAGCGCGACATTCGCCGTCAGGGCGCGTCGCTGCGCATCGGTGCACGCGCGCTCGACATTCTCGAAGTGCTGCACCGCGCGAGCGGGTCGGTCGTGTCGAAAGACGACATCATGGACGCGGTCTGGCCGGGGCTGATCGTCGAGGAAAACCGCCTTCAGGTGCACGTGGCGACGCTGCGCAAGGCGCTCGGCACGAGCCGCGATCTGATCAAGACGGTGCCCGGGCGCGGCTACCTGCTGGTCGCGTGCGCGTCGCCCGGCCCGGAACGCCCGCCCGCGGCTGACGCGCCGGCCGCGGTGCCGGCCGATGCCCACGCGTCGTCGCCGCCCGCGCCGCTCGTCGGACGCGACACCGAAATCGCGCAGATCGTCGAGATGCTCGAACGCACGCCGGTCGTCACGCTCGTCGGCGCGGGCGGGATCGGCAAGACGAGCCTCGCCGTACGCGTGGCCCACGCGGTGCGTAGCCGCTCGCGCGAGCGCGTGCTGTTCGTGGAGCTGGCGCGTGCGGGGACGCGCGCCGACATGCTGATCGCCCTCGCGGCCGAGCTCGGCCTGGACACGCAGCGCGTGCCCGCCATCGAGGACATCGGCGCCGCATTCGCGGCGTCGCGCTACCTGCTCGTGCTCGACAATGCCGAGCACATCGTCGATCTCGTCGCGAGCCTCGTCGAAACGCTGACGTCGTGCGCCGGCTCGCTGCGCGTACTCGTGACGAGCCGCGAGCCGCTGCATATCTCGGCCGAAGCGGTGCTGCGCATGAGCCCGCTTGCGGTGCCCGGCGACGACGCGCGCCCCGACGAGATCGTTCGTTGTTCCGCCGTCGAGCTGTTCCTGGAACGGGTTCGCACGGCTGCGCCGGATTGTCCGGTCGACGAAGCCGGCATGCGGCTGATCGCCGATATCTGCCGGCGGCTCGACGGGCTGCCGCTCGCGATCGAACTGGCCGCGGCACGCGTCGCGACGCTCGGGCTCGCGGTCGTCGCGTCGCGGCTGGACGACCGGCTGAACCTGCTGACCGGCGGGCTGCGCTCGGCGCTGCCGCGTCATCAGACGCTGCGAGCGACGTTCGACTGGAGCTACGTGCTGCTCGACGCGGGCGCGCGTGCGCTGTTCCGCCGGATGGGATGCTTCATCGGGCCGTTTACGTTCGATGCCGCGCACGCGGTCGCCACCGAGCCCGGCACGTCGGCCGCGGACATGATCGCGGTGCTCGGCGAACTGGTCGCGAAGTCGCTGGTGACCGTCGAGTTCCACGGCGCCTATGCGCGATACCGGCTGACCGAATCGACGCGCGCGTATGCGCTGGAAAAACTGCACAACGAGGGCGAGTTCGAGCGCATCGCGGCGCGTCACGCACGGTACGAGCATGAGCAGGGGCACGAACGCGAGCACGGGCACGAGCACGCGGCGGCGAACGTGGACGCCGCGCGGCGCGACGATGTGGTCGCCGAAGCACCGAACGACGGATCAACGGATGTGGTCGCGGAAGCACCGAACGACGCATCGGCGGATGTGGTTGCCGAAGCACCGAACGATGAATCGGCGGATGTAGTCGCCGAAGCACCGAACGACGCACCAGCGGATGGGGTCGCCGTAGTACTGAACGACGCACCAGCTGATGCGGTCACGCAAGCGCCGAACGACGCACCAGCCGACGCATCAACCGACGCGCTCGCCCTGGCCGCCGACGAAACGCCCGTGCCCGAAGCCGACCTCCTGGCGCGCGCGCTGCTGGAGCCGGCACGGATGCACGAATGCGCGGCGCGGGCGCGCCAGGTGCTCGACGCATTCGACACGGCCGCGGCCGACCCCGTTGATGCCGCGCGTGAGATGCGGTTGCGCGCGGCCTGCGCGTCGGCGTTGCTGCATACGGACGGCGATGCCATGGCCGCGGCCGCGATGTGGGACCGCACGCTCGGCCTTGCCGCCCATGTCGGCGATGCTACGTTCGATGCGCGCGCGCTGGTCGGGCTGTGGAATACGATGCTGACGCTGTCGGACATTCACGAATCGCTGCGCTACGCGACACGCTTCGAGCGCGCGGCCGAGCGGCGCGGCGACCGCTCGCAGCGGCTCCTGGCCAACGCGATGGTCGCCACGTCGCTGCACTATTTCGGCGAGCACGCGCAGGCGCGCGAGCGGCTCGAAGCGGCGACGGCCGAACTCGGCGAGGTGGGCGAACCGCCGTGCGCGCAGGCAGCGCTCGGCGTCGACATGACGACGCTCGCGCGCACGATGCTCACGCGGCTCGTGTGGATGCAGGGCGACCCCGACCATGCGATGCGCATCGCCGCGCAAGCGGTCGAGTGCGCGCGCCGCGGCCCGTCCGCGCTCGCGCTGTGCGTGGTGCTGGGCGCGGCTGCCGTGCCGATCGCACTGCGCTACGGCGACCACGACATCACGTCCGACTATCTCGCGACGCTGCGCACGACCGCGAGTGCGCACGGCTTCGACATCTGGCGCAATCACGCGGAATGCCTGACCGGCCAGTTCGACATCCAGGCCGGTCATCCCGGCGCGGGCCTCGCGCGGCTTGAACCCGCGCTGCGGCGTGTCGAGGCGAGCGGGTTCCGGCGCCTGCTCGCCCCGTTGAACGTCGCGTATGCGGAGGGTCTCGTGCGCGTCGGCCGCGCAGGCGAGGCGCGTACGCGGCTCGATGCGACGCTCGCGCGCTGCCGCGCGCACGGCGAGCATCTGTTCGTGCCGGAACTGCTGCGCGTGACGGGCGTCGCGATGCTCGAACAGGCACGGATCGCGGCCCCCGACGTCGCGCTCGCGTACGAAGCCGATGGCCATCGTCATCTGCAGATGGCGATCCAGACCGCGAACGGGCAGGGCGCGTCGATGTGGGCGCTGCGCGGCGCGCTGGATCTCGCCGATCACCTGATCGAGCGAGGGCGCACCGCGCACGCGTCGACGCTGGTCGCCGGCGTCGCGCGGCACTTCGATCCGCATTCGCGCGCCCATGATGTGCGGCGCTTGCTGCGCGTGCAGAATTTCGTCCGCCAGGACATGCCGCCGCCGTCCCGCACGCCTGCGCGCCACGACGCCGCCGACGCGGCGCAGCAGGCCGCATAG
- a CDS encoding transporter substrate-binding domain-containing protein, with protein MKVTIAYIDEPPFGWTDPRGAATGADIELADAILRAIGVTQIEHRLTTFSELLPGVEAGRWDMNVPLFITPERARTVAFSVPVWGIGDGFLVRAGNLKGVNSYAALAERSDARLGIIAGQVQHDSAKAAGVSEDQIAIFAQQADAIDAVLSGAIDAYASTALGNRIVADRIGGSMLEAVQHEPGTNGKQQGPPLGAFSFNQQNSDLLNAVNRQLRSYLGSPDHRARMAAFGLTRDEIDPALAR; from the coding sequence ATGAAGGTAACGATTGCGTACATCGACGAACCCCCTTTTGGATGGACGGACCCCCGGGGGGCTGCTACGGGTGCTGACATTGAATTGGCCGATGCAATTCTTCGGGCGATAGGCGTCACACAGATCGAGCATCGTCTGACGACGTTCAGTGAACTGCTACCCGGCGTTGAAGCTGGACGCTGGGATATGAACGTTCCGCTCTTCATTACGCCTGAACGCGCCAGGACGGTGGCGTTCAGCGTACCTGTATGGGGGATCGGAGACGGCTTTCTGGTTCGTGCTGGAAACCTGAAGGGCGTCAACAGCTATGCGGCACTTGCCGAACGCTCCGATGCCCGCCTTGGCATCATTGCCGGACAGGTTCAGCACGACTCAGCAAAAGCGGCGGGCGTGAGCGAGGACCAGATAGCCATCTTTGCGCAACAGGCCGATGCCATTGATGCTGTTCTCTCCGGCGCAATCGACGCATATGCGAGCACTGCCTTGGGAAATCGCATAGTTGCGGATCGAATCGGAGGCTCAATGCTTGAGGCCGTGCAGCATGAGCCGGGAACGAATGGTAAGCAGCAGGGCCCCCCGCTCGGAGCATTCTCATTTAACCAACAAAACAGCGATCTGCTCAATGCGGTAAACAGGCAACTTCGTTCTTATTTGGGTTCGCCGGACCATCGAGCTAGGATGGCGGCATTCGGCTTAACACGGGACGAGATCGATCCCGCTCTCGCGCGGTGA
- a CDS encoding TrlF family AAA-like ATPase, translating to MNKYQKGAGMKDPRGSVWRKWDLHIHTPFSFHWNEGANIKKLPPEEREKILDQLIEKIVESDVAAFGIMDYWTFDGYLAIRERLAARKLEISKAIFPGMELRIEAPVDFRLNIHVLLSDALTTQNLNDFKSALQIRSSNNYARALSNEALIEYARSLDPSKAKIHGFQDTDLKDEEKLLRLGSMTALVTRESLRDAIKRIPPDTCLVIMPYDTSDGLSELDWEKHPHDDNYFMRSADIFETRNPDNVDLFLGRETDKNRKFLANFVKTMGGKPKPAISGSDAHKIADYGVFPSNRITWIKADPTFEGLRQTIYEPISRVQISAEKPIEPLFAIRNVVLNFPADAKLVSNIVSASQPDPFCFRGRTEIVFSAYLTCLIGGRGSGKSTLLNLLHEKLDPGRTRFFVDNSLTPTKTTDIASCVTIDGDAEQKIVEFLQQNEIEQFAVAPHGFTEAIFKRLSKRDTDGKLATIDEAIQSAIDETEAQSQRLAEHHTLAITLASAEKELATARTLIVSFQNPEYTQLNADLGASNKELQGLRTWRSRLESLLKELRAVCQKQKLPPSETPNLYETEFFAIQKAIDELLVPVEARANLADASARETALTHEVAALTQKLEDFLRGRGLSQENLLDVGKANERIAQIEQELPAQKAKASELEKQIAAFKNQRELIDERVGVVTELLMPLNDTLSRLGKEVKPIELRYEFDDAQFKQVMVERIQERFEAGDGPAPRIDHLHTMLSSVDFKSLTTSADFLSKLPGERSTAKLLRDHFSNEPNFELLKVEAEKLLMDHRAFGRIRVSYDGKPVESSSFGQRCTTVIVILLLLGNTPIVIDEPEAHLDSALIANYLVELVKKAKLNRQIIFATHNANFVVNGDAELIHVLEMGADKSTKVVSVTIENLEHRGKLLTLEGGSEAFLKRESRYGIA from the coding sequence GTGAACAAGTATCAGAAAGGGGCTGGTATGAAAGATCCGAGGGGTTCAGTGTGGCGCAAGTGGGATTTGCATATTCACACACCGTTCTCGTTCCACTGGAACGAAGGGGCCAATATCAAGAAGCTACCGCCGGAGGAGCGCGAAAAGATTCTCGATCAACTGATAGAAAAAATCGTCGAAAGCGATGTCGCGGCCTTCGGGATCATGGATTACTGGACGTTCGACGGCTACTTGGCCATTAGGGAGCGCTTGGCGGCGCGCAAACTTGAAATTTCCAAGGCAATATTTCCGGGCATGGAATTGCGCATTGAAGCCCCCGTCGATTTTCGCCTCAACATCCATGTGCTCCTCTCTGATGCGCTCACCACGCAGAACCTCAACGACTTCAAGTCGGCGCTCCAAATCCGTTCGAGTAACAATTACGCCCGCGCACTTTCCAATGAGGCATTAATTGAATACGCGCGCAGCCTCGACCCGAGCAAGGCGAAGATTCATGGATTCCAAGATACTGATCTCAAGGATGAGGAGAAGCTGCTTCGGCTTGGGAGCATGACAGCATTGGTGACGCGGGAATCGCTGCGCGATGCTATCAAACGGATTCCGCCGGATACTTGCCTAGTGATTATGCCCTACGATACCTCAGATGGGCTGTCGGAACTTGATTGGGAAAAGCACCCTCACGACGACAATTACTTCATGCGGTCGGCGGATATCTTTGAGACACGCAACCCAGACAATGTCGACCTCTTCCTTGGACGCGAAACCGACAAGAATCGCAAGTTCCTGGCCAATTTCGTCAAGACGATGGGAGGCAAGCCCAAGCCGGCAATTTCGGGCAGCGACGCCCACAAGATTGCTGACTATGGCGTATTCCCGAGCAACCGCATCACCTGGATCAAAGCCGATCCGACGTTCGAGGGCTTGCGACAAACAATCTATGAGCCGATTAGTCGCGTGCAAATTTCAGCCGAAAAGCCCATAGAGCCTCTGTTCGCGATACGTAACGTTGTGCTGAATTTTCCGGCTGATGCCAAGCTCGTGAGCAACATCGTGTCTGCGAGTCAACCCGACCCCTTCTGCTTTCGCGGGAGAACCGAGATTGTCTTCAGTGCCTATCTCACCTGCCTCATCGGAGGTCGAGGCTCGGGCAAGAGCACGCTACTTAATCTGTTACATGAGAAGCTCGATCCGGGCCGCACCAGGTTTTTCGTGGACAACAGCCTGACGCCGACGAAGACGACTGACATCGCAAGCTGCGTCACCATCGACGGCGATGCGGAACAGAAGATCGTTGAGTTCCTTCAGCAAAACGAGATAGAGCAATTTGCTGTCGCTCCCCATGGCTTCACCGAGGCGATATTCAAGCGCTTGTCAAAGCGCGACACTGACGGGAAGCTTGCTACCATCGATGAGGCCATTCAATCAGCCATTGATGAGACTGAGGCGCAGAGCCAGCGATTGGCAGAGCATCACACGCTGGCCATCACGCTAGCCAGCGCCGAAAAGGAACTGGCGACGGCTAGGACTCTCATCGTTTCCTTCCAAAATCCTGAATACACTCAACTCAACGCAGACCTCGGAGCCTCCAACAAGGAGTTGCAAGGGCTGAGGACCTGGCGCTCGCGGCTGGAGTCACTCCTCAAAGAGCTAAGGGCTGTATGCCAAAAGCAAAAACTTCCCCCCTCCGAGACACCTAATCTTTACGAGACTGAGTTTTTTGCAATTCAAAAGGCCATTGACGAGCTTCTTGTCCCAGTCGAGGCCCGTGCCAACTTAGCCGATGCCTCCGCGCGCGAGACGGCCTTGACGCACGAAGTAGCCGCGCTCACCCAGAAACTCGAGGACTTTCTCAGAGGCCGCGGCCTCTCGCAGGAAAACCTGCTTGACGTAGGAAAAGCCAATGAGCGCATCGCTCAGATCGAGCAAGAGCTTCCCGCGCAAAAAGCGAAGGCATCCGAACTTGAGAAGCAGATCGCTGCGTTCAAGAACCAACGCGAGCTCATCGATGAGCGTGTTGGTGTTGTGACAGAGCTTCTTATGCCGCTCAATGACACGCTGTCACGCCTAGGAAAGGAGGTCAAACCTATCGAACTGCGCTATGAGTTCGACGATGCGCAGTTTAAGCAGGTAATGGTCGAACGCATACAGGAGCGCTTTGAAGCGGGCGACGGGCCAGCGCCGCGTATCGATCACCTCCACACTATGCTGTCAAGTGTCGACTTCAAGAGCCTTACCACATCGGCGGACTTCCTCTCAAAACTACCTGGGGAAAGGAGCACTGCCAAGCTATTGCGTGATCACTTTTCCAACGAGCCGAATTTTGAGCTGCTGAAGGTCGAGGCAGAGAAGTTGTTAATGGATCATCGGGCGTTCGGCAGGATTCGCGTCTCATACGACGGCAAGCCCGTCGAGAGTTCATCATTTGGCCAACGATGTACGACCGTCATCGTTATCTTGCTGTTGTTGGGGAACACTCCCATCGTTATCGACGAGCCGGAGGCGCACTTGGATAGCGCGCTTATAGCCAATTACTTGGTCGAACTTGTAAAGAAGGCGAAGCTTAACAGGCAAATCATCTTCGCTACACACAACGCTAACTTTGTAGTCAATGGTGACGCTGAGCTGATTCATGTATTGGAAATGGGGGCGGACAAGTCCACGAAGGTCGTAAGCGTCACAATCGAGAATCTTGAGCACCGGGGGAAGCTGCTTACGCTTGAGGGTGGCTCCGAGGCATTCTTGAAACGGGAGTCCCGCTACGGCATCGCGTAA